One window of the Rosa rugosa chromosome 3, drRosRugo1.1, whole genome shotgun sequence genome contains the following:
- the LOC133736991 gene encoding serine carboxypeptidase-like 50, with protein sequence MESTTVLCFLFFFIIHTITASPPPLLPKQALPTKSGYLPVNPTTTSAIFYTFYEAQNPTSPLSQTPLLIWLQGGPGCSSMVGNFFELGPWRVNFHKHPSDPLTLEPNSGSWNRIFGLVFLDNPIGTGFSIASTPEEIPRNQFAVAQHLFAAITEFIELDPVFRSRPVYITGESYAGKYIPAIGYYILQRNIDAESSGSDRHVNLAGVAIGNGETDPVIQVKTHAVNAYFSGLINERQKREVEELQFEAVDFSRAGKWSEAKIARSRVLDRLQDMTGLPTLYDIRRNASYETHLVGELLRNEEVRKALGVSNESIVFEECSHLVGEVLHEDMMKSVKYMVEELVRKSKVLLYQGQFDMRCGVVANEAWVKTMKWEGIERFLSADRRVWRLGGEVAGYVQKWGSLSFVLVSGAGHLVPADQPLRAQAMIEDWVLGKGLFANVEEHNLSSI encoded by the coding sequence ATGGAGTCGACAACAGTCCTctgcttcctcttcttcttcatcatccacACCATCACAGCCTCACCACCACCTCTCCTCCCAAAACAAGCCCTCCCCACCAAGTCAGGCTACCTTCCAGTCAACCCCACCACAACCTCAGCAATATTCTACACCTTCTATGAAGCCCAGAACCCAACTTCACCTCTCTCCCAAACCCCACTCCTCATTTGGCTCCAGGGCGGCCCCGGCTGCTCCTCCATGGTCGGCAACTTCTTCGAGCTCGGTCCCTGGCGCGTCAATTTCCACAAACACCCCTCTGATCCCCTCACCTTGGAACCCAACTCCGGTTCCTGGAACCGCATCTTCGGCTTGGTTTTTCTCGACAATCCCATCGGAACCGGGTTCAGTATAGCTTCCACACCCGAAGAGATTCCAAGAAACCAGTTTGCGGTTGCACAACACCTGTTCGCTGCAATTACCGAGTTCATTGAGCTTGATCCTGTGTTTAGGTCGAGGCCTGTTTACATCACTGGGGAGAGCTATGCAGGCAAGTATATTCCGGCAATTGGGTACTACATTTTGCAGAGGAATATTGATGCTGAGAGTTCTGGGTCCGATCGGCATGTGAATTTGGCTGGGGTTGCTATAGGAAATGGGGAGACAGACCCGGTGATCCAAGTGAAAACTCATGCTGTAAATGCTTACTTTTCGGGTTTGATCAATGAGAGGCAGAAGAGGGAGGTAGAGGAACTTCAATTTGAGGCAGTGGATTTCTCTAGAGCTGGGAAATGGAGCGAGGCGAAAATTGCAAGAAGCAGAGTGTTGGATAGGTTGCAAGACATGACCGGGTTGCCCACTTTGTATGATATCAGAAGGAATGCTAGCTATGAAACGCatttggttggggagttattgAGGAATGAGGAGGTGAGGAAGGCTTTGGGGGTGTCGAATGAGTCCATAGTTTTCGAGGAATGTAGCCATTTGGTGGGGGAGGTATTGCATGAGGATATGATGAAGAGTGTGAAGTACATGGTGGAAGAGTTGGTGAGGAAGAGCAAGGTTTTGTTGTACCAGGGGCAGTTTGATATGAGATGCGGCGTGGTTGCGAATGAGGCTTGGGTGAAGACCATGAAATGGGAGGGGATAGAGAGGTTTCTGTCGGCGGATAGGAGAGTTTGGAGATTGGGTGGAGAGGTTGCCGGTTATGTTCAGAAATGGGGGAGTCTGAGCTTTGTTTTGGTCTCAGGGGCTGGTCATCTTGTGCCTGCTGACCAGCCATTAAGAGCTCAAGCAATGATTGAAGACTGGGTTTTGGGTAAAGGGTTGTTTGCCAATGTGGAGGAGCATAACCTGTCATCAATAtga